The Zingiber officinale cultivar Zhangliang chromosome 9A, Zo_v1.1, whole genome shotgun sequence genome window below encodes:
- the LOC122020996 gene encoding uncharacterized protein LOC122020996, producing MNHCAMQQQNAFIACEEIRPPFAVAERKPPVLCPKPRRVSPFASVVDPVRPLRWHTSHQLDLSDSKAGADLLDIFLSKGAEQNQDSFSPPFFCGSPPSRAANPVVHDARFGEDRPPAPFAPSPLTQSGPPASPKQGCAHAKFGLVPAAVRVEGFDCLNRGRRSCSGITAVA from the exons ATGAATCACTGCGCGATGCAACAGCAGAACGCCTTTATCGCCTGCGAAGAGATCCGGCCCCCCTTCGCCGTCGCCGAGAGGAAGCCGCCTGTCCTCTGTCCCAAGCCTCGGCGAGTAAGCCCGTTCGCTTCCGTTGTAGATCCGGTCAGACCTCTTCGATGGCACACAAG TCATCAGTTGGATTTATCTGATTCGAAGGCCGGGGCAGACCTCCTTGACATATTTCTTTCAAAG GGAGCAGAACAGAATCAAGATTCTTTTTCACCGCCCTTCTTCTGTGGCTCGCCGCCTAGTCGTGCGGCGAATCCAGTAGTCCACGACGCTCGCTTCGGCGAGGACCGCCCACCGGCGCCTTTCGCCCCTTCACCACTAACCCAATCCGGCCCGCCGGCGTCCCCAAAGCAAGGCTGCGCCCATGCTAAGTTTGGCCTGGTCCCGGCAGCCGTGCGCGTCGAGGGTTTTGACTGCCTTAACCGCGGCCGCCGGAGCTGCAGCGGCATCACTGCCGTGGCCTAA